From one Bacteroides fragilis NCTC 9343 genomic stretch:
- the lptC gene encoding LPS export ABC transporter periplasmic protein LptC has protein sequence MLRQQSNSLLNKSLSITIVFGAIVVLLLFSSCGGRNKAMADAITERDSLPVMDTRGVTTLISDSGVTRYRVNTEEWLIFDKKKPSYWAFEKGIYLEQFDSLFHIDASIKADTAYYYDRDRLWKLIGNVDIKSLKGDHVTTELLYWNEATKKVYTDKFVRMEKPDQIMTGYGFESDDQFMKPVVHNISGIVYIDEDAEKAKTDSVN, from the coding sequence ATGTTGCGACAACAAAGTAACAGTTTATTAAATAAAAGTTTGAGCATAACAATTGTCTTCGGGGCAATTGTTGTGCTTCTTTTATTTTCTTCCTGTGGCGGGAGAAATAAGGCGATGGCCGATGCCATTACCGAGCGGGATTCACTGCCTGTTATGGATACACGGGGGGTAACGACCCTTATATCCGATTCCGGTGTCACACGTTACCGGGTCAACACTGAAGAATGGTTGATCTTTGATAAGAAGAAACCCTCGTATTGGGCTTTTGAGAAGGGCATTTATCTGGAACAGTTCGATTCGCTATTTCATATAGATGCGAGTATAAAGGCGGATACGGCTTATTATTATGATCGTGACCGGCTTTGGAAACTTATTGGAAATGTAGATATTAAGAGTCTGAAGGGCGATCATGTGACCACCGAGTTGTTATATTGGAATGAAGCCACCAAGAAAGTGTATACCGATAAGTTTGTCCGGATGGAAAAACCGGATCAGATTATGACCGGATATGGCTTTGAGTCAGACGATCAGTTTATGAAGCCGGTTGTTCATAACATATCCGGTATAGTATATATCGATGAAGATGCCGAAAAGGCAAAAACAGATTCTGTAAACTAA
- a CDS encoding type III pantothenate kinase, which yields MNLIIDIGNTVAKVALFDRTSMVEVVYDSNQSLDSLEAVCNKYDVRKAIVATVIDLNECVLAQLNKLPVPVLWLDSHTPLPVINLYETPETLGYDRMAAVVAAHDQFPGKDILVIDAGTCITYEFVDSLGQYHGGNISPGLWMRLKALHQFTGRLPLVHAEGRMPDMGKDTETAIRAGVKKGIEYEITGYIAAMKHKYPELLVFLTGGDDFSFDTKLKSVIFADRFLVLKGLNRILNYNNGRI from the coding sequence GTGAACTTAATTATCGATATTGGAAATACAGTAGCCAAAGTAGCGCTTTTCGACCGGACTTCTATGGTAGAAGTTGTTTACGACTCTAATCAGTCCCTGGATTCCTTGGAGGCTGTTTGTAATAAGTATGATGTTCGGAAAGCAATTGTTGCTACGGTTATAGACTTAAACGAGTGTGTGCTGGCTCAGTTGAACAAGCTTCCTGTCCCCGTCTTATGGTTAGACAGCCATACGCCGCTTCCGGTAATAAACTTGTATGAAACCCCCGAAACTCTCGGTTATGACCGGATGGCTGCCGTGGTGGCGGCCCATGATCAGTTTCCGGGTAAAGACATTTTGGTGATTGATGCGGGTACTTGCATCACTTACGAATTTGTTGATTCTTTGGGACAGTATCATGGGGGCAATATTTCGCCCGGACTCTGGATGCGGCTGAAAGCACTCCATCAATTTACCGGACGTTTGCCGTTGGTTCATGCCGAAGGACGCATGCCGGATATGGGAAAAGATACTGAAACTGCTATTCGTGCAGGTGTAAAGAAAGGGATAGAATACGAAATTACAGGGTATATTGCGGCTATGAAGCATAAATATCCTGAACTTTTGGTTTTTTTAACGGGCGGAGATGATTTTTCTTTTGATACGAAATTAAAAAGTGTCATCTTTGCAGATAGATTTTTAGTGTTGAAAGGATTAAATAGAATATTAAACTATAATAATGGTAGGATATAA
- the secA gene encoding preprotein translocase subunit SecA, producing MGFNEFLSSIFGNKSTRDMKEIQPWVDKIKAAYPEVAKLDNDGLRAKTEELKEYIRNSASKERAKADELRAGIENVELEDREEVFAQIDKIEKEILEIYEKALDEVLPVAFSIVKESAKRFSENEEIVVTATDFDRKLAATKDFVRIEGDKAIWQNHWNAGGNDTVWNMVHYDVQLFGGVVLHKGKIAEMATGEGKTLVATLPVFLNALTGNGVHVVTVNDYLAKRDSEWMGPLYMFHGLSVDCIDRHQPNSDARRQAYLADITFGTNNEFGFDYLRDNMAISPKDLVQRQHNYAIVDEVDSVLIDDARTPLIISGPVPKGEDQLFDQLRPLVERLVEAQKVLATKYLSEAKKLINSDDKKEVEEGFLALFRSHKALPKNKALIKFLSEQGIKAGMLKTEEIYMEQNNKRMHEATDPLYFVIDEKLNSVDLTDKGVDLITGNSEDPTLFVLPDIAAQLSELENEHGLSDEQKLEKKDALLTNYAIKSERVHTINQLLKAYTMFEKDDEYVVIDGQVKIVDEQTGRIMEGRRYSDGLHQAIEAKEGVKVEAATQTFATITLQNYFRMYHKLSGMTGTAETEAGELWDIYKLDVVVIPTNRPIARKDMNDRVYKTKREKYKAVIEEIEQLVQAGRPVLVGTTSVEISEMLSKMLTMRKIEHNVLNAKLHQKEADIVAKAGLSGTVTIATNMAGRGTDIKLSPEVKAAGGLAIIGTERHESRRVDRQLRGRAGRQGDPGSSVFFVSLEDDLMRLFSSDRIASVMDKLGFQEGEMIEHKMISNSIERAQKKVEENNFGIRKRLLEYDDVMNKQRTVVYTKRRHALMGERIGMDIVNMIWDRCAAAIENNADYEECKLDLLQTLAMEAPFTEEEFRNEKKDKLADKTFDVAMANFKRKTERLAQIANPVIKQVYENQGHMYENILIPITDGKRMYNISCNLKAAYESESKEVVKSFEKSILLHVIDESWKENLRELDELKHSVQNASYEQKDPLLIYKLESVTLFDNMVNKINNQTVSILMRGQIPVAEPTEEQQEAARRVEVRQAAPEQRQDMSKYREQKQDLNDPNQQAAAQQDTREAVKREPIRAEKTVGRNDPCPCGSGKKYKNCHGRNS from the coding sequence ATGGGATTTAATGAATTTTTAAGCTCGATTTTCGGAAACAAATCCACACGAGACATGAAAGAAATCCAACCCTGGGTAGACAAGATCAAAGCCGCTTACCCGGAGGTTGCTAAGCTTGACAATGACGGCCTCCGTGCAAAAACAGAGGAACTTAAAGAATACATCCGTAACTCGGCAAGTAAAGAACGCGCCAAGGCCGATGAACTCAGAGCCGGCATCGAAAATGTAGAGCTGGAAGACCGCGAAGAGGTATTTGCTCAGATCGACAAAATCGAAAAAGAAATATTGGAAATATATGAAAAAGCACTCGATGAAGTATTACCGGTTGCTTTCTCTATTGTAAAAGAATCGGCCAAGCGTTTCTCTGAAAACGAAGAAATAGTGGTGACGGCCACTGACTTTGACCGCAAATTGGCAGCAACCAAGGACTTTGTCCGCATCGAAGGTGACAAAGCCATCTGGCAAAACCATTGGAACGCCGGCGGCAACGACACGGTGTGGAACATGGTTCACTATGACGTACAGTTGTTCGGTGGCGTGGTACTGCACAAAGGTAAAATTGCCGAAATGGCAACAGGTGAAGGTAAAACCTTGGTGGCTACCCTCCCCGTATTCCTGAATGCACTGACCGGAAACGGCGTACACGTAGTAACCGTGAATGACTACCTGGCAAAACGTGACTCCGAATGGATGGGACCGCTTTACATGTTCCACGGACTCAGCGTAGACTGCATCGACCGTCATCAGCCTAATTCCGACGCACGCCGCCAGGCCTATCTGGCAGATATCACATTCGGAACGAACAATGAATTCGGTTTCGACTACTTGCGTGATAACATGGCCATCAGCCCGAAGGACCTGGTACAGCGCCAGCACAATTATGCTATCGTCGACGAGGTGGACTCGGTATTAATCGATGATGCCCGTACTCCGTTGATTATCTCCGGCCCCGTGCCTAAAGGCGAAGACCAACTTTTTGATCAACTCCGCCCGTTGGTAGAGCGACTCGTGGAAGCACAAAAAGTATTAGCAACCAAATACCTCTCAGAAGCCAAGAAACTTATCAACTCGGACGATAAGAAAGAGGTGGAAGAAGGATTCCTTGCGCTGTTCCGCAGCCACAAGGCACTGCCTAAAAACAAGGCGTTGATTAAATTCCTCAGTGAACAGGGTATCAAAGCCGGTATGCTGAAGACGGAAGAGATCTACATGGAACAAAACAACAAGCGCATGCACGAAGCGACAGATCCATTGTACTTCGTTATTGATGAAAAGCTGAACAGCGTAGACCTGACAGACAAAGGTGTCGATCTGATCACAGGCAACTCGGAAGATCCGACTCTATTCGTTTTGCCGGACATTGCCGCCCAACTTTCCGAACTGGAAAATGAACATGGATTGAGCGACGAACAAAAGCTTGAAAAGAAAGATGCCTTATTGACCAATTATGCCATCAAGTCAGAACGCGTACACACCATCAACCAGTTGTTGAAGGCATATACCATGTTTGAGAAAGACGATGAATATGTAGTGATCGACGGACAGGTGAAGATTGTTGACGAGCAGACAGGACGTATCATGGAAGGCCGCCGTTACTCGGACGGACTGCACCAGGCCATCGAAGCCAAAGAAGGTGTGAAAGTGGAAGCTGCCACACAGACATTTGCTACCATCACGCTGCAGAACTACTTCCGCATGTACCACAAACTCTCGGGTATGACCGGTACGGCCGAAACAGAAGCCGGTGAGTTGTGGGACATCTACAAACTGGATGTAGTAGTGATTCCGACCAACCGCCCGATAGCCCGTAAGGATATGAACGACCGCGTTTACAAGACGAAACGTGAAAAATATAAAGCCGTAATCGAAGAGATTGAACAGTTGGTTCAAGCAGGACGCCCGGTATTGGTGGGTACTACTTCGGTAGAAATTTCCGAAATGCTGAGCAAAATGCTGACAATGCGCAAGATCGAACACAATGTGCTGAATGCGAAACTCCACCAGAAGGAAGCAGACATTGTTGCCAAGGCCGGTTTGAGCGGTACAGTTACTATTGCTACCAACATGGCGGGCCGTGGAACGGACATCAAGCTGAGCCCCGAAGTAAAAGCGGCAGGCGGTCTGGCAATCATCGGTACCGAACGCCACGAGTCACGTCGTGTAGACCGTCAGTTGCGTGGTCGTGCAGGACGTCAGGGTGACCCGGGTTCATCTGTATTCTTCGTTTCACTGGAAGATGACCTGATGCGTCTCTTCTCTTCTGACCGCATCGCCAGCGTGATGGATAAACTGGGATTCCAGGAAGGTGAAATGATCGAACATAAAATGATTTCAAACTCCATCGAACGTGCACAGAAGAAAGTAGAAGAAAACAACTTCGGTATCCGTAAACGTCTGTTGGAATATGACGATGTGATGAACAAACAGCGTACGGTGGTTTACACCAAACGCCGCCACGCCCTTATGGGTGAGCGTATCGGAATGGATATCGTCAATATGATCTGGGACCGTTGCGCGGCCGCAATCGAAAACAATGCAGACTACGAAGAATGTAAACTGGACTTGCTCCAAACACTCGCAATGGAGGCTCCTTTCACTGAAGAGGAGTTCCGCAACGAGAAAAAGGACAAGCTGGCAGACAAAACATTCGATGTGGCAATGGCTAACTTCAAGCGCAAGACAGAACGTCTGGCACAAATAGCCAACCCTGTCATCAAACAGGTGTACGAAAATCAAGGGCACATGTACGAAAACATCCTGATTCCGATTACAGACGGAAAACGCATGTACAACATCTCTTGTAACCTGAAAGCGGCTTACGAAAGTGAATCGAAAGAAGTAGTGAAATCATTTGAAAAATCAATTCTTCTTCATGTCATTGACGAATCCTGGAAAGAAAATTTACGCGAACTGGATGAACTGAAACACTCGGTGCAGAACGCAAGTTATGAACAGAAAGACCCGCTGTTGATCTACAAACTGGAATCTGTGACTCTGTTTGACAACATGGTAAACAAGATCAATAACCAGACAGTGTCTATCCTGATGCGCGGTCAGATTCCCGTAGCCGAGCCTACAGAGGAACAGCAAGAAGCAGCCAGACGCGTAGAAGTACGTCAGGCAGCTCCTGAACAACGCCAGGACATGAGCAAATATCGCGAACAAAAACAAGACCTGAATGATCCGAATCAGCAGGCTGCTGCCCAGCAGGATACTCGCGAAGCCGTAAAACGCGAACCGATCCGCGCTGAAAAGACAGTGGGGCGCAATGATCCTTGTCCGTGCGGAAGTGGAAAGAAGTACAAAAACTGCCACGGACGGAACAGTTAA
- a CDS encoding membrane protein yields MVGYKQTLCALLLTILLPGVAIAQNNTNSPYTRYGYGQLADQSFANSKAMGGIAYGLRDGSHINPLNPASYTAIDSLTFLFDGGFSMQNTNFSSEGTKLNAKNSSFDYIAMQFRLHQRVAMSIGLLPYSSVGYNMAKANNDVASEEARSVTSFAGDGGLHQLYVGLGVKVLKNLSVGANVSYFWGEITRQARITFPYNDNAFAFQHVDYLSVRDYKLDFGAQYTQQLGRKHAVTLGVVFSPKKDLHNEAYVQRSTLTNSNSTQAVTTNTVDTVATFGMPNSFGVGLTYEYDKRLIVGADFNLQKWGDVTYMNQPNAFCDAMKISVGAEYMPSRFSRSYLAHIKYRVGGYYSEPYYKIGGERASREYGVTAGLGLPLPGSRSLINVSAQYIKVHGLKAGMVDENTLRLSIGITFNEGWFFKRKVK; encoded by the coding sequence ATGGTAGGATATAAACAGACACTTTGTGCGCTTCTGCTCACGATATTATTACCCGGAGTGGCAATCGCTCAAAATAATACAAACTCTCCTTATACACGATATGGCTATGGTCAGTTGGCTGATCAGTCATTTGCAAACAGTAAAGCAATGGGAGGGATCGCTTACGGATTGCGCGATGGATCACATATCAATCCGTTGAATCCTGCTTCTTATACGGCTATTGATTCGTTGACCTTTCTTTTTGACGGAGGGTTTTCGATGCAAAATACAAACTTTAGTAGTGAAGGCACCAAGTTGAATGCGAAAAATTCAAGTTTTGACTACATAGCGATGCAGTTTCGTCTACACCAGCGCGTGGCCATGAGTATCGGTCTGCTGCCCTATTCGAGTGTAGGCTATAATATGGCCAAGGCGAACAACGACGTTGCGTCGGAAGAAGCGCGGAGCGTCACTTCATTTGCCGGAGACGGAGGCTTGCATCAGCTTTACGTAGGTTTGGGAGTGAAGGTGCTGAAAAACCTTTCAGTCGGCGCCAACGTATCGTACTTTTGGGGGGAGATCACGCGTCAGGCGCGTATTACTTTTCCTTATAATGACAACGCTTTTGCTTTTCAGCATGTAGACTATTTGTCCGTGCGCGATTATAAGCTGGACTTCGGCGCGCAATACACACAGCAGCTGGGTAGGAAGCATGCGGTTACATTAGGTGTAGTGTTCTCGCCTAAAAAAGATTTGCATAACGAAGCTTATGTACAAAGATCGACGCTTACGAACTCCAACAGCACGCAGGCCGTCACTACGAATACGGTCGATACGGTGGCTACCTTTGGAATGCCCAATAGCTTTGGGGTGGGACTTACGTACGAGTATGACAAACGTCTGATCGTGGGAGCTGATTTTAATTTGCAGAAGTGGGGCGACGTGACCTATATGAATCAGCCGAATGCTTTTTGTGATGCGATGAAAATTTCAGTGGGTGCCGAGTATATGCCGAGTCGTTTCTCGCGTAGTTATCTGGCGCATATCAAATACCGCGTCGGAGGATATTATTCGGAACCTTATTATAAAATAGGAGGGGAGAGAGCCTCTCGTGAGTATGGAGTAACGGCCGGTTTGGGATTACCTCTTCCGGGTTCACGCTCGCTAATCAACGTTTCGGCTCAATATATTAAAGTACATGGTCTGAAAGCCGGTATGGTAGATGAAAATACATTGCGTTTGAGCATCGGAATCACGTTCAATGAAGGCTGGTTCTTCAAACGTAAAGTTAAATAA
- a CDS encoding hemolysin family protein produces the protein MSIIIYLLITMAFSAFFSGMEIAFVSVDKLRFEMDRKGGVSSRILSLFFRNPNDFISTMLVGNNIALVIYGILMAQIIGDNLLAGWITNHFVMVLVQTVISTLIILVTGEFLPKTLFKINPNLALNVCAVPLFICYVVLYPISKFSSGVSYLFLRLFGMKVNKEASAKAFGKVDLDYFVQSSIDNAESEETLDTEVKIFQNALDFSAVKIRDCIVPRTEVVAVALDTSLEELKGRFVESGISKIIVYDGNIDNVVGYIHSSEMFRSPKDWRNHVKEVPIVPETMAAHKLMKLFMQQKKTIAVVVDEFGGTSGIVSLEDLVEEIFGDIEDEHDNTSYICKQIGEHEYVLSARLEIEKVNETFNLELPESDDYLTVGGLILNQYQSFPKLHELVSVGKYQFKIIKVTATKIELVRLKVME, from the coding sequence ATGAGCATCATTATTTACCTGTTGATTACGATGGCATTTTCTGCTTTCTTTTCGGGAATGGAGATTGCTTTTGTTTCGGTAGACAAACTTCGTTTTGAAATGGACCGGAAAGGAGGGGTATCATCGCGTATCCTTTCGCTATTCTTCCGGAATCCCAATGATTTTATTTCGACCATGCTGGTCGGGAATAACATCGCTCTGGTTATCTATGGTATATTGATGGCACAGATTATCGGCGACAATTTGCTGGCCGGATGGATCACCAATCATTTTGTAATGGTATTGGTACAGACCGTGATCTCCACACTGATCATCTTGGTGACAGGAGAGTTTCTGCCCAAAACGCTTTTTAAGATCAATCCCAATCTGGCCCTGAATGTCTGTGCAGTTCCTCTTTTCATCTGTTATGTTGTTCTCTATCCTATATCTAAATTTTCGTCGGGAGTCTCTTACCTCTTTCTTCGCCTGTTTGGGATGAAAGTGAACAAGGAAGCCTCTGCGAAAGCCTTTGGTAAGGTAGATCTGGATTATTTTGTCCAGTCGAGTATAGACAATGCCGAAAGTGAGGAAACTCTGGACACGGAAGTGAAAATCTTTCAGAATGCACTCGACTTCTCGGCGGTCAAGATACGCGACTGCATCGTTCCACGGACAGAAGTGGTAGCTGTTGCGCTGGATACATCCCTTGAAGAACTTAAAGGCCGGTTTGTTGAGTCCGGTATATCAAAAATAATTGTCTACGATGGTAATATAGATAATGTGGTGGGATACATTCATTCGTCCGAAATGTTTCGTAGCCCGAAAGATTGGCGCAATCATGTGAAAGAAGTTCCCATTGTGCCTGAAACGATGGCGGCCCATAAACTGATGAAGCTGTTTATGCAACAGAAAAAGACCATTGCCGTGGTAGTGGATGAATTTGGAGGAACTTCGGGTATTGTCAGCCTTGAAGACCTTGTTGAAGAAATTTTCGGTGACATCGAAGACGAACACGACAACACTTCCTATATTTGTAAGCAGATCGGTGAGCATGAATACGTGCTTTCAGCCCGTTTGGAAATAGAAAAAGTAAACGAAACTTTTAATCTGGAGCTTCCCGAATCCGATGACTATCTAACGGTGGGAGGATTAATCTTGAATCAATACCAGAGCTTTCCGAAATTGCACGAATTGGTCTCTGTCGGTAAATATCAGTTTAAGATAATTAAGGTTACAGCAACGAAAATCGAACTTGTCCGACTGAAAGTAATGGAATAA
- a CDS encoding alkaline phosphatase family protein, giving the protein MKGLLTSILTVLTFTGLQAQPLPSTPKLVVGLTIDQLRTDYLEAFSTLYGDRGFRRLWKEGRVFRNAEYTFSGTDRASAIAAIYTGTTPSVNGIIGKRWMDVSTLRTVSCVDDPAFMGNYTNESSSPSHLLTSTIADELKIATRNEGLVYAIAPFRDAAILAAGHAGNGAFWLNNTTGKWCGTTYYSEFPWWVSQYNDRNAIDFRIADMTWTPVHPVQSYSFLPEWRDAAFKYKFDDDRVNKYKRLITSPFINDEINTLTEELLDKSTMGKDHVPDMLALTYYAGNYAHKSVQECAMEMQDTYVRLDRSIASLLDIIDKKVGLQNVVFFITSTGYTDTESPDLGLYRVPTGEFHLNRCAALLNMYLMATYGQGQYVEAYYDQQIYLNHKLIEEKQLNLADIQEKAAEFLIQFSGVNEVYSGKRLLLGSWTPDISMIRNSFHRKRSGDLLIDVLPGWSIVNENTSDHKVVRKAHIPSPLIFMGSGVKPAVINTPVTIDHIAPTVAHILRIRSPNACSATPITDIR; this is encoded by the coding sequence ATGAAAGGACTATTAACCTCCATACTGACTGTACTTACTTTTACCGGACTGCAAGCCCAGCCACTTCCATCTACCCCGAAATTAGTGGTAGGTCTCACCATAGACCAGTTACGTACGGACTATCTCGAAGCTTTTTCAACACTGTATGGCGACAGGGGATTCAGAAGGCTCTGGAAAGAAGGACGTGTGTTCCGGAATGCCGAATATACTTTCAGCGGCACGGACCGCGCATCAGCCATAGCCGCTATTTATACAGGCACCACTCCTTCGGTCAACGGCATTATCGGCAAACGATGGATGGATGTATCGACACTGCGCACTGTGAGTTGCGTCGACGACCCCGCTTTCATGGGCAATTATACAAACGAAAGCTCTTCGCCTTCCCATCTCCTGACCTCTACGATAGCCGATGAGCTGAAGATAGCCACCCGTAACGAGGGATTGGTATATGCCATCGCTCCATTCCGCGACGCTGCCATTCTTGCAGCAGGACATGCCGGAAATGGCGCATTCTGGCTCAACAACACAACCGGAAAATGGTGTGGAACGACCTATTATAGCGAGTTTCCATGGTGGGTAAGCCAGTATAACGACCGGAATGCCATCGACTTCCGCATTGCCGATATGACATGGACTCCTGTCCATCCGGTACAAAGCTACAGTTTCCTTCCCGAATGGAGAGATGCTGCTTTTAAATACAAATTTGACGACGATCGTGTCAATAAATACAAACGACTGATTACAAGCCCTTTTATCAACGATGAAATCAATACGCTGACAGAAGAACTGCTGGATAAGAGCACAATGGGGAAAGATCATGTCCCCGACATGCTGGCACTGACCTACTATGCAGGCAACTACGCCCATAAGAGTGTACAGGAATGTGCCATGGAGATGCAGGATACATACGTACGACTCGATCGGAGCATCGCCTCTTTACTGGACATCATTGACAAGAAAGTGGGTCTGCAGAATGTTGTTTTCTTTATTACCTCCACCGGATATACCGATACCGAATCACCCGACCTGGGACTTTACCGGGTTCCGACCGGCGAATTTCACCTGAACCGCTGCGCAGCCTTGCTGAACATGTATCTGATGGCTACCTACGGGCAGGGACAGTATGTGGAAGCGTACTACGATCAGCAGATTTATCTGAATCACAAACTGATCGAAGAAAAACAACTGAATCTGGCGGATATACAGGAAAAAGCCGCCGAATTTCTGATCCAATTCAGCGGAGTGAATGAAGTATATTCCGGCAAACGCCTGTTATTGGGGTCCTGGACACCGGACATCTCGATGATACGCAACAGTTTCCACCGTAAACGCTCGGGCGACCTGCTGATCGATGTATTGCCGGGCTGGAGCATCGTCAACGAAAATACATCCGACCATAAGGTGGTGCGGAAAGCGCATATTCCGTCTCCCCTTATTTTTATGGGCAGCGGCGTAAAACCAGCCGTAATCAACACGCCCGTAACCATTGACCACATAGCTCCCACCGTAGCTCACATATTGAGAATACGATCTCCCAATGCCTGTTCGGCAACTCCGATTACCGACATCCGGTAA
- the lnb gene encoding lipoprotein N-acyltransferase Lnb — protein sequence MNSKLRHLLLIVFSIFPILTWGTESLSTADSIRISLLTCAPGEEIYSLFGHTAIRYEEPARGIDRVYNYGLFSFNTPNFILRFALGKTDYQLGVEDYRRFAAEYEYFGRSVWQQTLNLTVEEQQQLITLLEENYRPENRIYRYNFFYDNCATRPRDKVEESLQKSGSQLLFSNAHTENGETKSYRDIVHQYTKGHPWAQFGIDFCIGSQADRPINDRQMMFAPFYLMDAFAGARIANTSDNKALVTSTQKIIDCEPDVSGSTENDIWNMLTPIRLSLLVFIAIGMATVYGLRKKKSLWGLDIAVFAAAGIAGCIVAFLALFSEHPTVGSNYLLFVFHPGHLLCLPFFINDERKRRKSRYHLLNCIVLTLFIVLFPVIPQNFDLAVLPLALCLLIRSASNLILTYKKAK from the coding sequence ATGAACTCAAAGTTGCGACATTTACTCCTGATTGTTTTTTCAATCTTCCCGATTCTGACATGGGGAACGGAAAGTCTGTCCACCGCTGATTCCATCCGGATCAGCTTGTTGACATGCGCTCCGGGTGAAGAAATCTATTCGCTCTTCGGGCACACGGCTATCCGTTACGAAGAACCGGCACGAGGCATCGACCGGGTATACAATTATGGCTTGTTCAGTTTCAACACCCCCAACTTCATCCTGCGTTTCGCACTCGGCAAGACCGATTATCAATTGGGGGTGGAAGATTACCGCCGTTTTGCCGCCGAATACGAATACTTCGGACGCAGTGTATGGCAGCAGACGCTCAATCTGACAGTCGAAGAACAACAACAGTTAATCACCCTTCTGGAAGAAAATTACCGCCCGGAAAACCGGATATACCGCTATAACTTTTTCTACGACAACTGCGCTACCCGTCCACGGGACAAGGTGGAAGAGAGTCTGCAAAAAAGCGGTAGCCAATTGCTCTTCAGCAATGCACACACCGAAAATGGCGAAACGAAATCTTATCGGGATATTGTCCATCAATACACGAAAGGACATCCTTGGGCACAATTCGGAATCGATTTCTGCATAGGCAGCCAGGCCGACCGCCCCATCAACGATAGACAAATGATGTTCGCTCCGTTTTATCTGATGGATGCTTTTGCCGGAGCACGCATAGCCAACACTTCAGACAACAAAGCACTGGTGACTTCCACTCAAAAAATTATTGACTGTGAACCGGATGTATCCGGCTCCACAGAAAATGATATCTGGAATATGCTGACCCCCATCCGATTGTCCCTTCTTGTGTTTATCGCAATCGGAATGGCTACCGTCTATGGTCTACGCAAGAAAAAGAGTCTTTGGGGACTGGATATCGCAGTGTTTGCGGCAGCGGGCATCGCAGGATGCATCGTCGCTTTCCTTGCTCTTTTCTCCGAACACCCCACGGTAGGCTCCAATTACTTGCTGTTTGTCTTCCATCCGGGGCATCTGCTCTGCCTCCCTTTCTTTATAAACGACGAACGAAAGCGACGCAAAAGCAGGTATCATCTACTGAACTGCATTGTTTTAACACTTTTTATAGTGCTTTTTCCGGTAATACCACAAAATTTCGACTTAGCAGTATTACCTTTGGCACTCTGTTTGCTAATACGTTCTGCAAGCAATCTTATTCTGACATACAAAAAAGCTAAATGA